From one Catharus ustulatus isolate bCatUst1 chromosome 1, bCatUst1.pri.v2, whole genome shotgun sequence genomic stretch:
- the LRATD2 gene encoding protein LRATD2: protein MGNQVEKLTHLNYKEVPTADPTGMDRDEGPRIGVSYIFSNDDDELEQQQDSVHDLGGENPALQPYDPQLHEVECSVYYRDECIYQKSFSEEDTQLEEGDEGGGGHLSTYTPENLLNRCKPGDLVEFVCQAQYPHWVVYVGDFQVVHLHRLEVVNSFLTDASQGRRGRIANQLYRYKPLSPAAVVRNALEQVGCKDRDLSWRNSECFAAWCRYGKREFKIGGELRIGKQPYRLQIRLGDKRSHTLEFQSLEDLIMEKRRNDQIGKAAVIQELSSHLQTAEEEEEEEEDHHHPGAQTAVE from the coding sequence ATGGGGAACCAGGTGGAGAAGCTGACCCATCTCAACTACAAGGAAGTTCCCACGGCCGACCCGACAGGTATGGACAGAGATGAAGGGCCCAGGATCGGGGTCTCCTACATCTTTTCGAATGACGATgatgagctggagcagcagcaggattcgGTGCACGACCTGGGGGGTGAGaaccctgccctgcagccctaCGACCCCCAGCTGCACGAGGTGGAGTGCTCGGTCTATTACCGGGATGAGTGTATTTACCAGAAGAGCTTTTCAGAGGAGGACACGCAGCTAGAGGAGGGTGATGAAGGAGGTGGGGGGCATCTGAGCACCTACACCCCGGAGAACCTGCTGAATAGGTGTAAACCAGGCGACCTGGTGGAGTTTGTGTGCCAAGCCCAGTATCCGCACTGGGTGGTCTACGTCGGGGATTTTCAAGTTGTGCACCTGCATCGGCTGGAGGTGGTGAACAGCTTCCTCACCGACGCCAGCCAGGGCAGGCGGGGCCGCATTGCCAACCAGCTGTACCGCTACAAGCCCCTCAGCCCGGCCGCGGTGGTGCGCAATGCCCTGGAGCAGGTGGGTTGCAAGGATCGGGACTTGAGCTGGAGAAACTCTGAGTGTTTTGCTGCCTGGTGCCGATACGGCAAGCGAGAGTTTAAAATCGGCGGGGAGCTGCGCATAGGCAAGCAGCCCTACCGACTGCAGATCCGGCTGGGTGACAAGCGCAGCCACACGCTGGAGTTTCAGAGCCTGGAGGATCTGATCatggagaagaggagaaatgACCAGATTGGCAAGGCTGCTGTGATCCAGGAGCTCTCCAGCCACCTGCAGActgcagaagaggaggaagaggaggaggaagaccATCATCACCCAGGTGCTCAGACTGCTGTGGAGTAG